The DNA sequence CGGACAGCACCCGGGTGGTCCCGACCGCGCCGTCCACCGGCCAGACGCGGGCGTGCCCCCACGTGGCGGCGACCTCGACCCGGGGCGTGGGGGCTGATCCGGGGTCTGCGGGGCGTCCGACCTCGCCGGTGCCCGGCTGCCCGTCCTCGGTGACGCCACCCGGCGTGGTGGCGTTCGTCCGCGCAGGCGCAGGCGCAGGCGCGGTCACGGACGCGGTCGGTGCCGTGCCGCCCGGTGCGGTGGTCGTCGGGCCGGGTGCGACGCCGGTCCGCCCCGACGACGGCGGCCCGGTCACGGTGGTGGTCGGCGGCATGGCCGTCGCCTCCTCCCGGCTGCCCGACGCGGACATGGTGGCCAGCACGAGCCCGGTGACCGCCGCGATCGACACGACACCGCGCACCACGGCCGGGTTCTCCTGCGCCAGCTTCAGCAGCTGGGTGCCTCCCGGCGTGCCCGCCAGCACGGTCGCGCACGCGTCCCGCACGGCCTTCGCCGACGCGACCGCCGTGCCGCCCAGCTCGGCGACCCGCGCCACGACCAGGTCCGCGGTGGACGGCGAGGACCGGGCGGACAGGTGGCCGATCTCCGCGTTGAGCTCGCGCACGCGGGCCGCGAGCCGCTGGTCCTGGTCGTCCCCGCCCAGGCTGAGCGCACCGGCCAGCAGCTCGGCGGCCTGCCGGCTGCTGCCGTCGTTGAGCCGGCACACGGCCAGCGCGTAGCGGAACGAGACCTCCTCGCGCACCGACCCGGCGCCGATCGCGGCACGCAACCCGAGCGTGAGCACGACCGCCAACGCGCCCCAGTGCCGGGTCCGCGCGAGCGCGACGGACGCCGTGCGGGCCAGCGCCAGCGCGCTCTCGTGCTGCTCCGCGTCGAGGGCCCGTGCCAACGCGCGTTCGACGACGTCGAGCTCCCCGGCGACCGCGGCGGGTTCCGCGCTCGCCGCCCACTCCGCGAGGCGGGCCACGAGCGGCACCAGTTCGGCGCCGGCGAACCGCGTCACGACGTCGCTGACGCGGTAGCGGCCGTCCTCCCGGTGCGCCAGGCGCGTGCGCGCCAGGACGGCGGCACCCCGGCCCTCGGGCACACCGCAGGCCGCGGTGAGCAGGGAAGCACCCCACCGCACGTCGCCCAGCGCCACGAGCGGCCGCAAGGCCTCACGGGCGTCGTCGGTCAGCGAGCCGAGGACGATCGCGACCGCCTGCTCGACCACCTCGGCGCTGGACGCGCCCTCGGGCACCGCGCCCACGCGTCGGGCGGAGTCGCGCACCGCGGCGCGTTCCACGATGTCCAGGGGGTTGCCGCCGCACGCCCGCCAGTCGCTCTCCACCTCCGCCGCGTCCACGTCGTCGCCGAGTTCGTCCCGAGCCATCGCGAGCGCGTCCTCCAGCGGCAGCCCGCCCAACGGCCGCCTCCGGCCCGCCACCCACAGGTCGTCGCGCCGGGACGACAGCACGAACACGCTGCGCGGCATGGCCGCCAGCAGCAGCCGCGCTTCCTCGGGAGGCAGGTCCACCCCGTCGAGCACGACGAGCGCGCGGACCCGGCCGAGCTCCTCACGCGCCAGCCCGGCGTCCACGACCGAGTCGTCCTCGACCTCGAAGCACGCCTGCACGAGCTCCCGGATCGCGTGCGCGGCGGTCCGGAACCCCTCGCTCAACCACACCACGCCCACGTCGTCGCCGAGCACGCGCCCGGACAACGCCCCGCGGTCGCCGCGTGCTGGAGCAGCAGCGTCTTGCCCGAGCCCTTCGGCCCGGTCACCACCACGTGGCTGCCCGCGGCCACCGTGTCGCGCACGAAGGCCAGGTCGTCGGCGCGGCCCCGCAGCGGCGCGCGGGGAGTCCGCTGGACGGTCGCCGGGAGCGGCCGCCGCACGAGGTCGCCGCGCCGGAGCGGACGCCGCTGGTCGACCACGTCGTGGACGTGGATGTCCTGCCCGGCCTGCAGGACGTAGGCGCCCTTGAACGCCCACACCCGCTGGCCGGGCGCTCTCCGCCCGTTCCAGGGCCATCGCCGAGTACCCACCGCACGTCATCGTCCTACGGCAACGCGCATCACCGGCCGCAACGATGCGGACCCCGCGCGACCGGGACGACGTTCCGCCCAACGGGCGATGTCCCGCGCTTTCAGCGGCCGTCGCGCCGGCCGATCAGGAAGGTACGGCGAACGTCGACGTCGCGGTCGTGGGCAACGGGGTGCTCGGCCCGCCCGACCGGCCCGGTGCGGCCGGCCCGGCGGCCGGGGCGATGCTCAACTGCTTCGGCGAGGTCACGCGGCTCACCGATCGGCACCCGGCGGCCCGCGCGAAGTTCGCGTTCGCCCGGGAGGCGCTCGACCGGTGGCCGGCCCGGCTCGACCGGCTCGTCGACGACGCCGGGCCCGAGGCGGGCCGCGCCGCGCTCGACTCGCACGTGCCGGGCACGTTCGTCGTGCCGGCCAACGGGGCCGGGACGATCGCCGAGGACAACTTCGCCGCCCTGCGCCGGGCCGCGCTGGACTGCCACAAGCCGCACGACCTGGTCGACCCCGCCGACGTCCCCGGCCTCGCGGCCGCACCCCACGCACGCCCCGGAGCGCGCTGCACCTGCACCGCGAGGGGTGCGTCGACGCGCGCGCCGTGCTCACGGCCCCGGTGGAAGCCGCCCGGCGGCGTGGCGTGGCGCTGGTGGCCGGCACCGTCCGGGAGGTCGTGGCCGCTTCCGGCGTCGTGCTCGCCGCCGGCAGCACGAGCGGTGAACTGGCCGCCGGGGTGCTGCCCGTCGGGACGGCGCCGCCCGTGCCGCACGGCGCGGGATCGGCGTTGCTGCTCCGGCGGACCCGACCCGGGGGCACCGCGCACGTCGTCCGCACGCCCAACGGCGGCGCGAGCTGCGGCGTGCACCTCGTGCCGCTGCCCGTGACGGGACGGCACTACCTCGGCGCGACCAACTTCATCACCGGCCACCTACCTACCGCGACGGCTTCCACGGCTCACCCGTCATCGCCCGGCACCCGGCGGACCAATTGCTCGACACCGCGCCCGAGCCGCTGCCCCACTTCACGCCCGAACGGCTGCCGATCGAGACCACGACGCCCGAGCGGTCCGTCGCCGAGGCCGCGGCCCACGCCGCCGAGACCGCCCACGAGCACGGCCTGCGGCTGCCGTTCTTCCTCGACGGCGAACCCGTGGCCGCGTTCGTGCGCGAGCGCGCCCACCGGTTGTTCGAGCGACTCGGCGAGCCCGTCACCCTGCCACCGGAGGTCCTGCTGCTCGCGTTCACGCCGGCGGGGCCCGGCACCGACCCGGGCGGCGCGCTCGCCGACCACCTCCGCGCCGCCCGCGCCCACCACGCCTGACGCGTGCTCAGCGCGGCGTGGTCGGGCACCACGGCGCGCGGCGCAGGTCCACGTCGTGGCGGTTCGGGTAGTCGCCGCACGAGGCCAGCACGGTCGGCGGCTTGCCGTCGGCCACCCGCAGCACCGCCAGGAACTTGTCGATCGGCACCTGGCCGTCCCCGAAGTCGATCACGCCGCTCTCGCCGGACAGCGCCCGCGCACCGCCGATGTCGCTCATCTCCTTCCAGATGTGACCGGGCGAGACCGGGATGTCCCCGAGCTGGATCATGGCGTGCACGAACAGGTACAGCGCGTCGTAGGTGAGCGCGGCGTGCCCGTCCAGCGAGGGGTTCGCGTCACCCTCGCACTCCTCCGGCACGAGCTCGCGCAGCGTCTGGTGCATCTCCGTCGCCGCCGCGCAGCCCTGCGCGCCGATCGCGAACGACACGTACTCGAACGGGATCTCCGGGTGCTGGCCGCGCAACGTGTCGTCGGCGGCGTAACGGGCCACGTCGTCACCGGCGAGCAGCATGGGCGGGTCGCTCTTGCACCCGGCGCTCACGCCGTCCATCAGCTTGCCGAAGTCCGCGGGCCGGCCCGCGAAGAACACCACCTCGTCGTCGCCGACGTCGCACAGGCCCTGGCCGAGCCGCCGGGCGTCGGAGCCCTGCCCCACCGACACCGGCCGGTACGGCTCCTCGCGCACCCGCAGGCCCTGCTCGCCGAACCGGAGCGCCACGTCCAGGCGCAGGTTGGCCGCGTAGGAGTCCTCCTCGTCGCTGGAGTGCACGATCACCACGCCGCGCTTGCCCGGGTACGCCGAGCGCACGTGCCGCGCCGCGACCTGCGCCTGGCGGTCGTTGGTCGGCGAGATCTGGAAGTACATCCGGGACGCGGTGGGCATCGCGTCGTCCGACAGCGTCGCGGCGACCACCGGCAGGCCGACCTCGCCCAGCACGGTGATCGTGTCCCTGGTCGGCTTGCTGCTCAACGCCATGCCGAGCACGCCGATGACGGTCTTGTCCCGTTCCAGCACCGTCCGGAGCACCTCGGCGACCACACGGCCGTGCTGCATGGTCGAACCCGCGTTGCCCAGCAGCACCCGGATCAGCGGCTCGTCGGAGTCGGTGCGCTCGAGCAGCCGCGCCTGCCGCGCCGCGACGCCGACGAGCCGCGCGGTGTTGCTGGTGAGCACGTCCCGGCCGGTGCCCATCGCGGACACGTACACCACGGTCGCGTAGGGGCGGTTCGGGTCGCGCTCGTGCGCCGCCCGCACCTCCCGGTTCTGCCGCACGATCAGGTCCTGGACGTTGTTGAACCGGCGCAGGTCCTCGTCGTCGGCCGGCCCGAACAACGGCACCGGGCCCGTCGTGACGCCCACGCAGTCGTCACCGATCCGCCGCACGGTGTGCGCGTCGGGGTTGTCCCGGGCCAGGCCGCAGTGCTCCGACCGCCACCGCTCGTCCGCGGTGACGACGTCGCGCACGTGCCGGTAGCCGACCGTGGCGACCGACGCGAGCAGCAGCAACACCACCACCGCGAGCACCGGCGTGCGCGACCAGACCGGGGGCTGCCGCACGGACAGCGTCGCCGTGGGCGGCACCTCGCCCCGCACCACGGTCACGTCGGGCACCTGCAGCGGCAGGAACCACGCCGTGGGCCGGCGGGCGCGGCTGTCGGTGGCGAGCTTGCGCGCCCACGTCTCGTAGGCGTGGCTCGCCTGGCTGACCGGCGCCGGTTCGCGCTCGGCGGTGGTCTCCGCGTCCGGCGGCACCTTGGCGCTGCCGCTGATGATCACCAGCGGGTCGAACGCGCCGGTGTCGTTGCGGACGTCGTTGATGGTCTTCAGCACGGCGTAGCCGCCGTTGTCGCGGCGGATGCCGTCCAGCAGCACCACCGGGTACACCGTGCGGCGGGCCGACCTGATCCGCCACCACGACCGGCGGTACGCCCGGCGCACGTCCTCCAGGAACGCGTTGACCAGCAGCTTCGCCAACTGGCCGGTGTCCTCGCGCGGCTCGGCGCTCTGGCCGGGCACCAGCGCGGAGGTCAGCCGCTCGGCGAAGCCGATGAACGTGCCGGGGTCGTGCGGCGCGAGGTAGGGCTGGCGCAGCAGCCACCGGTACTCGCTGCCCGGCACCAGCCCGCGCAGCTTCGCCCGGAACAGGAAGGACGGCACGAGCCGCACCACCAGCCGCACCCACCACGGCGCGGTCCCGGCGGCGTCGTCCAGCACGTCCTTCAGGTCGTCACCGCTGCGGCGGGCCAGGTCCCGCTCCCGTAATCGGGTCAGCAGCGTCGCGGCCGACTCGGGGTCCGCGCCGTCCAGGCGCTGGTTCATCAGCCAGTAGACGAGCTCGAAGCGGCGGAACTCGTGCTTGCCGTGGCGGTCGTTCGCGCCGTGGGCCAGCTCGCGGGCAACGCGCACCAGCACGGAGCCGACCGCTTCCACCGCGCCCGGCTCGGGCACGCCGTCGCCCGGCTCCGCGAAGCGGTGGTAGGCGTGCGGCACGCGGCCCGGGTGCGCCCCTCTCAGGTGCGCCTGGAGGGCTTGGAGCAGCCCCTCGGCCTTCGTGCCGCGGACCAGGCACACCAGCGGGATGCCCCGGTCGCCGCCCGCCCGCGCGCCCGACCGGCGGCCGGGCAGCTCGCCGAACCGCGGTCGTTCGGTCAGGTCCTGCAGGAGCTTCACCAGCTCGTCCACGACCTCGACCGACGAAAAACGTTCCCCTGCACCGTGTTCGGCCACCGGACTCCTCGTGCGGACCAGCCTCGTCGCACCCCTCACCGGCGAGACGCAGGACGTCCGACTGTAGTCGTCCGGACGGTCCGGTTCGGGCGGTTCCCGCAGGAAACCCGCACGTCACCGCACTCTTGCGGATTCGGCGGCGCGGTGTCCGGGGCACTGTCCGGGAACTCGCGGAACGCCGCCCACGAACCGCTCCGCGCCGGCAGGAACGACGTCATGCGCAGGTTCGCGGTCGTGCTCATGGGGTTGGTCGTCGCACCCGCGGCGGCGAGCGGTGTCCGCCGCTACGAAGGGGAGATCGACGGCGCGCGTTATCGCGTGGTGGTGCCGGACCGGTGGAACGGGACGCTCGTGCTGTGGAGCCACGGCGCCTTCGCCTCCCCGCCCGCCGGAATCCCCCTGACCAACCGACCGGAGACCGAGGAGTACCTGTTGTCGCAGGGCTACGCCCTGGGCGCGTCCCTGTTCCGCACACCGGTCGGGTGGTCGGCCGAGGACGGGTTGCGCGACCAGGTGGCGCTGCTCGACTGGTTCGCGCGCGAGGTCGGCCCACCCCGGCGCACGATCTCGGCGGGCGGGTCGATCGGCGGCGCGACGTCGCTGGTGCCGGCGGAGCACAACCCCGGTCGCTTCGACGGGGCGCTGTCGCTGTGCGGCGCGACGGCGGGCGGCGCGGCGTACCGGAACTCCCGGCTCGACGTGGTGTTCGCGCTGTCGGTGCTGCTGGGCGTGGACGTCGACCTGGTCGAGGCGGCGGACCCGGCGGCCAACGAGGCGCGGCTGGTCGAAGCGGTCACGGCGGTCTCGGCCGACCCGGCGGCCCGGCCGCGGCTGGCGCTGGCGGCGGCGCCGGCGGACGTGCCGGGGTGGTTCGACCCGACCGCGCCACGCCCGGCGTCGGTGGCCGGGCAGGTGGAGTGGGCCGGCGTCTGGCTGCGGTACTTCCGGGTGTGGGCGGCCGGGCCGGCGCGGGCCGACCTGGAGCGGTGGGCGGGCGGCAACCCCGGTTGGAACGTCGGCGTCGACTACCGGCGGGTGCTGGCGCGGTCCGGGGAGCGCGCGCTGGTGTCGGCGGCGTACGCGGCGGCCGGGCTCGACCTGGAGGCGGACCTCGACCGGCTGGCCGCCGCGCCGAGGGTCGCGCCCGAGCCGCGGGCGGTGGCGTACCTGGCCCGGACCAGCCTGCCGGTGGGGCGCACGCCGTGGCCGGTGCTGACCGTGCACAACGCGGGGGACGGCCTGCTGCCCGCGTCGAACGGGACGGCGTACGCGGACCGGGTGCGGCAGTCGGAGCGGCTGCGCCAGTACGAGGTGGACCGGGCCGGGCACTGCGCGATCAGCGCGGCCGAGGAGGTCGTGGCGTTCCGGACGTTGCTCGACCGGGCCCGGACGGGGCGGTGGCCCGCGGCCGACGTCACCGCCATGAACGCCGCGGCTCGGGCACTGGGGTCGGCCCTGCAGGTGATCCGCAACCCGATGACGGGCGGCGACGCGGCGGTGAGCCCGGCGTTCGCGCCGTTCGAGGCCGGTCGTTACCCACGCCACCTGCCGTTCTGACACGAACGGGTGACACGACCAACACACAGTAGTCAGAAGTCCAGTAAAACGTGACGAGGGTCACCCATTGCTGCCCACACCTTGCCCCCGCTAAACACGAACGGTTACGTTCTCGGCCGCAGATCACGGTTCCATCACCGAAGGGACACGGGCCCGACATCCCCCGGGACGGCCCACGTCCACCTGGATCCCCCGCCAGGTCCGGTGACGGAGTTCCCCGACCGCAGGAGGCTGCACCCTTGGCTCGGCACGTCCGCCACAAGAACAAACGTGGGCAGACCACGTTCCAGGTACCCCCGCCGCCGCCCGGCTACAAGGGCGCGCACCGGGCCGAAGCGGAACGGGTCCTCCCCCGGCGCCTCGCCGGCGTGGCGGTGGCCGTCGGCATCGTCTCGGGCGCGGGCGCCGCGGCCCACGCGATGACCGGGACGTTCAGCCCGGTGGCCGGTGGCGCGGACCTCGGTGGCGTGCCGGACGACACGGCGCGCACCGGCAAGGTCGACACGGTCCACGCGGTGGACCTCGGCTCGGAGACCGCCCGGATCATCCGCCAGGAGCAACTGGCCGCGCTGCACACGTTCAACCAGGCCAGCGGCGTCGCGCAGGACGGCTACGCGGCCCGCAAGGCGGCCGAGGAGCAGGCGGCGCGGGAAGCGCGCGAGGCCGAGGAGGCGCGCAAGCCGCCGAAGCAGCGCCAGATCGAGGGCTGGATCCGCGAGGCGATCGGCATCCTGGCCGCGAACGGCACGCCGATCGACGAGAGCAGCGTCGACGAGATCTACACGATCATCCTCAAGGAGTCCAACGGCAACCCCAACGCCGTCAACACCTGGGACTCCAACGCCGCGCGCGGCACACCGTCCAAGGGCCTGATGCAGTGCATCGACCCGACGTTCCAGGCCTACAAGATCGCCGGCTACGACGACATCTACGCGCCGGTCGACAACATCATCGCGGGCGTCCGCTACACCTACGCCCGCTACGGCGGCTTCGCCCGCCACCCCGGCCTGGTCGGGATCGCCGCCGGCACCGGTTACGTCGGCTACTGACCCCGTTCGAGGTGCGGGGGTCCCCTGGCGGTCGGGGGACCCCCGCACCGGCGATGATCAGCCCAGGCGGAAGTCGGCCACCCGGATCGCGGACGGCGTGGTGCCGCTGGAGCGCCGCTGGTACCGGAACGACAGCACGCCGTCGACGGCCTCCCTGTCCAGTCGGTCCACCCACTGGCCCTGCTCGCCGACACGATCCGACCCCGCGGCATCACCCGGTAGGCGTTGTCGACCGTCCGCCCGCCGATCACCCGCGGCTTCGTGTCCCCTCCACGCGGAGGGGACACCTGCACGCGTGCCGCGCAACCCCTCGGCGGTCCTGTGTGGACCGGGTGCGGGCGGTCCTGCGTCGTGCTCCAGCGCGACCGCGACTCCCTGCTGTCCGGCTGACCCGTCCCGGAAGGTGGGGCGGACCCGCGTGCCGCGAACGGCCGGCCCACGTCGGGCGGCGGGTCCTCCCCCACCACCCGGCCGTCGGCCTCCCCGGTCAGCCGGCGGCCGGCTCCACCTGGAGGCGGATGTCCCGCAGGTGGTGCCGCACTTCGTGGACGGTGTGGACCGCCATCCAGGCCAGCGTCCGCGTGGTCGGTCCGGGGTAGGGGTAGACGAGGTCGCGGTCCCAGTCACCGGGGTCGAGGCGGGCGAGCACGTTGCCGAACAGCCCCGCCGCGTCGCCCAGTTGGCGCAGGACGTCGTCGAGGTCCTGCTCGGCGTAACCCTCGTGGTCGACCCGCTCGTCGCGGCCCATCGGCGCGAAGACGGGTCGCTCGGTGCGGCGCACGGCGAGGACCCGTTCCCGCTGCACCAGCAGCACGTCCCGCAGGTGGCAGGCGTACTCCAGCGGTGACCACACACCGGGTCGGCGGCGGGTCCGCAGGTCGTCGCCCGCCCGGCGGCGCAGGACCGACACGACCTCGACGACCCCGTCCCTGATCGTCGGGCCGGCCGCCGACGCGTCGGCCGGGTCGTAGGTGAAGTCGCACTCCCCGCAGTGGTCCACGCGGCCACGCTAGTGAGCGACGGGTGCCGCCGACAACCGCTCCGCCGCACGGGCGACGGCGTCGGACGTGCCGCCCGCCATCGCGGTCGGCTCGATCCCGTGCCGCGAACCGGTGGGACGTGCGGGCGTCCCACCGGTTCCGGCCGGGTCAGCCCAGCAGGCAGAGCAGGGAGCAGGCGGTCGCCGAGGACCACGCCGAGTACGACGGCGGGGTGCCGGCGGGCGAGTTGTGCGGGACGTAGCTCGCCTTCGCCTGGTTGGTGAGCGGGAACAGGGTCAGCAACGCGTAGGTGGAGCAGTAGAAGCGCTTGGTCTCACCCGGTTGCAGGGTGAAGGTGCCGGCCGCCGTTTCGCACGAGTACTCCTCGTAGTCCACGACGTGCGCGTCGACGATGGCCACCGGACCCTGGTTGGTCACCGTGATCCGCCAGTAGGCGGTCGCGTTGAGCAGGCCCAGCGTGCCCACCGCCGCCTTCTTGGCCCACGGCCCCGAACCGCCGGGGCCGCAGTGGGACGCGGTCTTCGAAGCGCAGATCTCCTTGTCCACCGTGACCACCGGCTGGCAGGCCGGGCCCGGCGCGACCGGGACGGTGACGGTGTTCGAGGTGAACGCGCCGGTGGTGTCCGTGCCGGTGGCGGTGTTGGCGACGTCGGACACGGTGCAGGCGGTGCCGATGGTCGTGCGGAAGCACACCTGCGGCGGGTCGCCGGTGAAGTCGACGACCAGCCGGGGCTGGTTGCCGCCACCGAAGTCGGCACCGCTGGTGAGCACCAGCGTGGTGGTGACCGAGATGGTCGGGTGGGCGGTCGGGGACACGCCGCTCAGGTCGACCGAGCCGTCCGGTGCGAAGCCGGGCGTCGCCACGGTCGCACCGTCCT is a window from the Saccharothrix saharensis genome containing:
- a CDS encoding ABC transporter substrate-binding protein, which encodes MAEHGAGERFSSVEVVDELVKLLQDLTERPRFGELPGRRSGARAGGDRGIPLVCLVRGTKAEGLLQALQAHLRGAHPGRVPHAYHRFAEPGDGVPEPGAVEAVGSVLVRVARELAHGANDRHGKHEFRRFELVYWLMNQRLDGADPESAATLLTRLRERDLARRSGDDLKDVLDDAAGTAPWWVRLVVRLVPSFLFRAKLRGLVPGSEYRWLLRQPYLAPHDPGTFIGFAERLTSALVPGQSAEPREDTGQLAKLLVNAFLEDVRRAYRRSWWRIRSARRTVYPVVLLDGIRRDNGGYAVLKTINDVRNDTGAFDPLVIISGSAKVPPDAETTAEREPAPVSQASHAYETWARKLATDSRARRPTAWFLPLQVPDVTVVRGEVPPTATLSVRQPPVWSRTPVLAVVVLLLLASVATVGYRHVRDVVTADERWRSEHCGLARDNPDAHTVRRIGDDCVGVTTGPVPLFGPADDEDLRRFNNVQDLIVRQNREVRAAHERDPNRPYATVVYVSAMGTGRDVLTSNTARLVGVAARQARLLERTDSDEPLIRVLLGNAGSTMQHGRVVAEVLRTVLERDKTVIGVLGMALSSKPTRDTITVLGEVGLPVVAATLSDDAMPTASRMYFQISPTNDRQAQVAARHVRSAYPGKRGVVIVHSSDEEDSYAANLRLDVALRFGEQGLRVREEPYRPVSVGQGSDARRLGQGLCDVGDDEVVFFAGRPADFGKLMDGVSAGCKSDPPMLLAGDDVARYAADDTLRGQHPEIPFEYVSFAIGAQGCAAATEMHQTLRELVPEECEGDANPSLDGHAALTYDALYLFVHAMIQLGDIPVSPGHIWKEMSDIGGARALSGESGVIDFGDGQVPIDKFLAVLRVADGKPPTVLASCGDYPNRHDVDLRRAPWCPTTPR
- a CDS encoding transglycosylase SLT domain-containing protein, producing MARHVRHKNKRGQTTFQVPPPPPGYKGAHRAEAERVLPRRLAGVAVAVGIVSGAGAAAHAMTGTFSPVAGGADLGGVPDDTARTGKVDTVHAVDLGSETARIIRQEQLAALHTFNQASGVAQDGYAARKAAEEQAAREAREAEEARKPPKQRQIEGWIREAIGILAANGTPIDESSVDEIYTIILKESNGNPNAVNTWDSNAARGTPSKGLMQCIDPTFQAYKIAGYDDIYAPVDNIIAGVRYTYARYGGFARHPGLVGIAAGTGYVGY
- a CDS encoding DinB family protein; the encoded protein is MDHCGECDFTYDPADASAAGPTIRDGVVEVVSVLRRRAGDDLRTRRRPGVWSPLEYACHLRDVLLVQRERVLAVRRTERPVFAPMGRDERVDHEGYAEQDLDDVLRQLGDAAGLFGNVLARLDPGDWDRDLVYPYPGPTTRTLAWMAVHTVHEVRHHLRDIRLQVEPAAG